The following DNA comes from Picosynechococcus sp. PCC 7003.
CATCATGTTCACTGACATTGTCGGGGCGATCAAAGTCCATCATATAAGACATTCCCGAACATCCTCCCTGGCGCACACCCACCCGTAACCAGAGGTCTTGGCCCTGTTGTTCGCGGAGCATCAGGACATGCTTGAGGGCAGTTTCGGTGAGTTGGATGCCGGGGGCAGTAGTTGTTTGTGTCATGGCTGCTCGATGATTTCCACACAATCTATGGGCTGAACATGACCCCATTTTAACTGTTCTTTGGGATCTCAGGCAGGGCGGTTGGGGCGATCGCCTGGGGGGAGCGGGGTAAATTTTCCACTTCCGGCAATGTTTCTAGGAGGAGACGCGGCGCTTGCATTCCCCCCGAAAGCCGTTTTAACAGTTGGGGACGGGGGTCATGGAGTAAATAAATCAGTTCGTCTTCGGCCTTGAGATCCTCTAGCGATCGCACAATCATCAGGGTTTCTTGGCGACGAATGAGCAGGGGCAAAAATTCACCGGCATCAATGAGGG
Coding sequences within:
- a CDS encoding iron-sulfur cluster assembly accessory protein; its protein translation is MTQTTTAPGIQLTETALKHVLMLREQQGQDLWLRVGVRQGGCSGMSYMMDFDRPDNVSEHDEVFEYEGGFKIICDRKSMLYLYGLVLDYSNAMIGGGFQFTNPNANQTCGCGKSFGV